In a single window of the Bradyrhizobium sp. Ash2021 genome:
- a CDS encoding alanine racemase gives MDSRLDQNQISPPQYRLPDDYVSTPCFVIFEEGIRHNLKRTIEACGGVERLMPHVKTHRAPWIVQLLLDLGVEAFKCATPAEVEMAVAAGAKNVTWAYPSVNPANVARFLSCARNNEGARLTGMVDSKRGLDSWNAQLGDNYTNVDLRVDLDPGMGRTGAPMTAAALDLAFALHDIGRFAGWHAYDGHIKGDRDARRRQVMSNAEKIANLQAVLRQKGVDADLVAGGSYTFDLWPRDLVRYVSPGSWTYSSAQHDIELSDLEWEQAAFVLTTVISVHAGTATFDAGSKAISPDKPLSERFRWDGRIVSMSEEHTIVEAEGLKVGDRLFLTPQHTCTTAYLYDKAIVKTSAGRWEDRQQLGCKR, from the coding sequence GTGGATAGCCGTCTTGATCAAAACCAGATCTCGCCACCGCAATACCGGCTTCCGGACGACTACGTCTCGACGCCCTGCTTTGTCATTTTTGAAGAAGGTATCCGTCATAACCTGAAGCGGACGATCGAAGCGTGCGGAGGCGTCGAGCGACTCATGCCTCACGTCAAGACGCATCGCGCACCTTGGATCGTTCAGTTGTTGCTCGATCTGGGCGTGGAGGCATTCAAGTGCGCTACTCCGGCCGAAGTAGAAATGGCTGTGGCAGCTGGCGCGAAGAACGTCACCTGGGCCTATCCGTCGGTAAATCCGGCCAATGTCGCGCGGTTTCTCTCGTGCGCTCGCAACAATGAGGGCGCGCGCTTGACCGGCATGGTCGATTCCAAGCGAGGTTTGGACAGCTGGAATGCCCAGTTAGGCGACAATTACACCAATGTGGACCTGCGGGTGGACCTCGATCCTGGCATGGGGCGAACCGGGGCGCCAATGACAGCCGCGGCCCTCGATCTCGCATTCGCGCTCCATGATATCGGTCGCTTCGCGGGCTGGCACGCCTATGATGGACATATCAAAGGCGACCGCGACGCGCGTCGTCGCCAGGTTATGAGCAACGCCGAAAAAATTGCCAATTTGCAGGCGGTGCTGCGCCAGAAGGGGGTTGATGCCGATCTGGTGGCCGGCGGCAGCTATACTTTCGATCTCTGGCCGCGCGACCTGGTGCGCTATGTATCCCCGGGCAGTTGGACGTATTCGAGCGCGCAACACGATATTGAGCTGTCTGATCTGGAATGGGAGCAGGCGGCTTTTGTGCTCACGACGGTGATATCGGTTCATGCGGGAACGGCAACTTTCGACGCCGGGTCCAAGGCCATCTCGCCTGACAAGCCACTGTCGGAGCGCTTCCGCTGGGACGGCCGCATCGTGTCGATGAGCGAGGAGCACACCATCGTCGAGGCCGAGGGCCTGAAGGTCGGAGATCGGCTCTTTCTCACGCCCCAACACACCTGCACGACCGCCTACCTGTACGACAAGGCGATCGTCAAGACCTCGGCAGGGCGGTGGGAGGACCGGCAGCAGCTTGGTTGCAAGCGCTGA
- a CDS encoding amino acid ABC transporter ATP-binding protein encodes MDQVRPIVQVEDLHKSFAELEVLRGISIDVAAGSVLSLIGASGSGKSTFLRCLNYLERPTSGNIVIDGESISAGTTSGGRSGARPAFKDIARLRTKLGMVFQQFNLWPHMTVLGNVIEALIQVKRMPRKEATDIGRHFLAKVNLLNKQDQYPAKLSGGQQQRVAIARALAMQPKVMLFDEATSSLDPELTGEVLEVMRDLAREGMTMLVVTHEMGFARDASDRVIFLHNGQIEEDGPPAQVFGSPSSERCQQFISSALS; translated from the coding sequence GTGGATCAGGTGCGGCCGATTGTTCAGGTGGAGGACCTCCATAAGTCATTCGCAGAGTTAGAAGTGCTGCGAGGTATTTCGATCGATGTGGCCGCGGGATCTGTGCTCAGCCTGATCGGAGCGAGTGGATCTGGAAAGAGTACATTTCTGCGCTGCTTGAACTACCTGGAGCGTCCGACCTCCGGAAACATCGTCATCGATGGAGAATCGATCAGCGCTGGAACCACGTCTGGCGGGCGGAGCGGGGCGAGGCCTGCTTTCAAGGACATCGCGCGCTTGCGAACCAAGCTCGGCATGGTCTTTCAGCAATTCAACCTTTGGCCGCACATGACGGTGCTGGGAAACGTGATCGAGGCGCTGATCCAGGTCAAGCGCATGCCTCGCAAGGAAGCCACAGATATCGGGCGGCATTTTCTCGCCAAGGTAAATCTGCTGAACAAGCAAGATCAATATCCGGCGAAGTTGTCGGGAGGCCAGCAGCAGCGGGTGGCGATTGCACGCGCGCTGGCAATGCAGCCCAAGGTGATGTTGTTCGATGAGGCAACGTCTTCACTTGACCCGGAGCTGACGGGCGAGGTGCTGGAGGTTATGCGCGACTTGGCGCGCGAAGGGATGACGATGCTCGTGGTGACGCATGAAATGGGGTTCGCGCGCGACGCGTCCGATCGCGTGATTTTTCTTCACAATGGTCAAATTGAAGAGGACGGCCCGCCCGCCCAGGTGTTCGGCTCACCGTCCAGCGAGCGTTGCCAGCAGTTCATATCGTCGGCGCTTAGCTAG
- a CDS encoding transporter substrate-binding domain-containing protein encodes MQNFLNVTKRNLLTGVLAAGAGAATIAGMAREANSQLLESGVDAKSVLAKIKKGGALEVGFAQLPLWFYKDAKTGELKGIYKELVELLAKDLEMTVNWHEVTFANATVALRSGDYDLFGSSATYTVPRATVCNYVGPLWSKGSLAIIRKADADKFQSAADLNNPDVTIAVNGGSSDEQRMPRLFPKAKFIAVTGQYSMAAEPVRAGRANACIVGDSEAYALAKRNPDWAAIIDSSKPFDKRPNTWMIRYGDVAWKNFLDTWCGYITANGEVQRLYDKYASEIL; translated from the coding sequence ATGCAGAATTTCTTGAACGTCACAAAGCGCAACTTGTTGACAGGAGTATTGGCCGCCGGCGCGGGGGCGGCGACTATCGCAGGCATGGCGCGCGAGGCGAACTCGCAACTTCTTGAGTCAGGGGTCGACGCCAAGTCCGTATTGGCAAAGATCAAGAAGGGAGGGGCGCTCGAGGTAGGCTTCGCGCAGCTGCCGTTGTGGTTTTACAAGGACGCGAAAACCGGGGAGTTGAAAGGAATTTACAAGGAACTTGTCGAGCTTTTGGCAAAGGACCTGGAGATGACCGTAAATTGGCACGAGGTGACATTTGCAAATGCCACCGTTGCGCTTCGTTCGGGTGACTACGATCTGTTTGGCTCGTCTGCGACCTATACGGTGCCGCGTGCGACGGTATGCAACTATGTCGGGCCTCTATGGTCAAAGGGAAGCCTGGCGATCATCCGCAAGGCAGACGCAGACAAGTTTCAGTCCGCTGCCGATCTCAACAATCCGGATGTAACGATCGCCGTAAACGGGGGATCGAGCGACGAGCAGCGGATGCCGCGCCTTTTTCCAAAGGCAAAGTTTATTGCGGTGACAGGTCAATATTCCATGGCTGCCGAGCCTGTGCGCGCCGGCCGCGCCAATGCGTGTATCGTCGGCGACAGCGAGGCATACGCTCTTGCGAAGCGCAACCCGGACTGGGCAGCGATCATTGATTCCAGCAAGCCTTTCGATAAGCGTCCCAACACGTGGATGATCCGATACGGTGATGTCGCCTGGAAAAACTTTCTCGACACATGGTGCGGCTACATTACCGCTAACGGCGAAGTGCAGCGGTTGTACGACAAGTACGCGTCTGAAATTCTTTGA
- a CDS encoding dihydrodipicolinate synthase family protein, with protein sequence MKQAETFQGVYSIAVTPFDTTGAVDMASVDRVTDFYMERGANGLTILGILGEAQKLSEEEAFAITRRVMSRTKVPVIVGISAPGFSAMRSLVRVAMDHGAAGVMIAPPSSLKTDDQIVGYYAQAVEAIGDDVPFVIQDYPLALSVVMTPKVIRQIVQNHPSCIMLKHEDWPGLEKISALRSFERDGSMRQVSILTGNGGLFLDFEMERGADGAMTGYAFPELLVDVVRHAKSGDRDRAHDLFDAHLPLIRYEQQQGIGLAVRKYILQKRGAIASDTQRKPGTALSKTAREEVDYLLARLARHDKRAGNF encoded by the coding sequence ATGAAGCAAGCCGAAACATTCCAGGGCGTCTATTCGATTGCGGTCACACCCTTCGATACGACCGGAGCCGTCGATATGGCGTCAGTCGATCGGGTGACTGACTTCTATATGGAGCGTGGCGCCAACGGCCTTACGATCCTCGGCATTTTAGGCGAAGCGCAAAAGTTGAGCGAGGAGGAAGCTTTCGCCATCACCAGGCGGGTGATGTCGCGAACAAAAGTTCCGGTCATTGTCGGCATCTCCGCACCTGGATTTTCCGCAATGCGCTCTCTTGTCAGGGTCGCAATGGATCACGGCGCGGCCGGTGTCATGATCGCGCCGCCGTCCTCGCTGAAGACGGATGATCAGATCGTCGGATACTACGCGCAGGCGGTGGAAGCGATCGGCGACGATGTTCCGTTCGTCATTCAGGATTATCCCTTGGCGCTATCTGTCGTCATGACTCCAAAGGTTATTCGCCAGATCGTCCAGAACCATCCTTCCTGCATCATGCTGAAGCATGAAGACTGGCCGGGTCTCGAGAAAATCTCCGCACTCCGCTCATTCGAGCGTGATGGTTCGATGCGGCAGGTGTCCATCCTGACCGGCAATGGAGGCCTGTTTCTGGATTTCGAAATGGAGCGCGGAGCCGATGGCGCCATGACCGGGTATGCCTTCCCGGAATTGCTCGTGGACGTCGTGCGTCATGCCAAATCCGGCGATCGGGACCGTGCGCACGATCTGTTTGACGCGCATCTGCCGCTTATCCGGTATGAGCAGCAGCAGGGCATCGGGCTTGCCGTGCGGAAGTACATTCTGCAAAAGCGCGGCGCGATCGCCTCGGATACACAGCGCAAGCCGGGCACCGCGTTGAGCAAGACGGCTCGCGAGGAAGTGGACTACTTGCTGGCCCGGCTCGCGCGACACGATAAGCGCGCCGGAAATTTCTAA
- a CDS encoding SDR family oxidoreductase has protein sequence MDLGLNGKTALVLGAAGGLGSAIARTLVREGARVVLGDIDRAALDRSVSAITPQGGEAFGLEWDLANLQDINPKIEAIEAHWGPVDILVNNTGGPPPTTAFGQDPALWNKSFQNMVLSVIAITDRVLPVMRQRKWGRIITSTSSGIVAPIANLGISNALRLSLVGWSKTLAREIASDGVTANIIVPGRIATDRIKFLDEQKAKREGRAPDQVAAESTASIPMGRYGEPQEYANVVAFLASECSSYVTGSVIRVDGGLIPSI, from the coding sequence ATGGACCTTGGTTTGAATGGCAAGACAGCGCTCGTTCTCGGCGCCGCCGGCGGCTTGGGCTCGGCGATCGCGCGGACGTTGGTCCGGGAGGGAGCGCGGGTCGTGCTCGGCGACATCGATCGTGCCGCGCTGGACCGGTCGGTCAGCGCAATCACGCCGCAGGGCGGTGAGGCGTTCGGGTTGGAGTGGGATCTTGCCAACCTTCAGGACATCAATCCGAAGATTGAAGCGATCGAGGCTCACTGGGGTCCGGTCGATATCCTTGTCAACAATACAGGCGGGCCTCCGCCAACGACGGCGTTTGGTCAAGACCCGGCGCTCTGGAATAAGAGCTTTCAAAACATGGTGCTGTCGGTGATCGCGATTACCGATCGTGTATTGCCAGTCATGCGGCAAAGGAAATGGGGCCGCATCATTACCAGCACGTCGTCCGGTATCGTCGCGCCAATTGCAAATCTCGGAATTTCGAACGCGTTGCGGCTATCCCTGGTTGGGTGGTCCAAAACGCTGGCGCGGGAGATCGCGTCTGATGGAGTAACCGCCAACATCATCGTGCCTGGCCGCATCGCGACCGACCGCATCAAATTTCTCGATGAGCAGAAAGCGAAACGCGAAGGGCGCGCCCCGGATCAGGTGGCGGCCGAGAGCACGGCTTCGATTCCGATGGGACGATATGGTGAGCCGCAGGAATACGCCAATGTGGTCGCGTTCCTGGCCAGTGAGTGCTCGTCCTACGTAACCGGCTCCGTCATTCGGGTCGACGGCGGCTTGATCCCCAGCATTTAA
- a CDS encoding amino acid ABC transporter permease, with amino-acid sequence MFAALHDALNPALFWEYRVTLLTGLKQNVYIFIESAILAVLIAFVVGTARLSQRPAVRWAATAYTEFFRNTPEYVLLVWIYFVLPLIIGKMLGTHFKLSPHAAAVIGLGIACSGFMSETVRAGLRSISSGQTEAALSLGMSRFTMLRRIMLPQAVRRMLPEAINSLVSLFKSTTIVSLITVQDIMYQVSMVSVAEMRPVPLYTGAALLYCAVIILATQVLQQLTEKWRGRGWA; translated from the coding sequence ATGTTTGCCGCCCTTCACGATGCGCTTAACCCTGCCCTGTTTTGGGAGTATCGCGTAACGCTGCTGACTGGACTCAAGCAGAATGTTTATATTTTTATTGAGAGCGCAATTCTCGCCGTCTTGATCGCGTTCGTCGTAGGAACAGCGCGCCTCAGCCAGCGCCCTGCCGTGAGATGGGCGGCGACTGCCTATACCGAATTCTTTAGAAATACGCCGGAGTACGTGCTCCTTGTGTGGATCTACTTCGTTCTCCCCCTTATCATCGGCAAGATGCTGGGTACCCACTTCAAACTCAGCCCTCACGCAGCGGCAGTCATAGGACTCGGAATCGCCTGTAGCGGATTCATGTCGGAGACGGTGCGCGCGGGATTGCGGTCCATCTCGTCCGGCCAGACCGAGGCCGCGCTCTCTCTCGGAATGTCGCGTTTTACGATGCTGCGCCGGATCATGCTGCCCCAGGCTGTGCGCAGGATGCTGCCCGAGGCGATCAACTCACTGGTGTCGCTTTTCAAATCAACGACGATCGTGTCGTTGATAACCGTGCAGGACATTATGTACCAGGTCTCGATGGTCAGCGTCGCCGAGATGCGGCCGGTCCCGCTTTATACCGGTGCAGCGCTGCTCTACTGCGCGGTCATTATTCTTGCGACCCAGGTGCTCCAGCAGCTTACAGAGAAATGGCGCGGTCGGGGATGGGCGTGA
- a CDS encoding glutamate cyclase domain-containing protein, whose amino-acid sequence MTQWAKGNLGRAAESILNTPNAHVGIVTGFYIKHATPPSPETDGLGGMAHLAAGLSSAGVAVTVITDAPCAKAVWAVVDALPAPVNLEVVSTAESSVRRLRRFLEEGDRPLTHLIAIERVSPASDGKPHREHGWDMSRETAPLHLLFEDPTWKPRWLTIGIGDGGNEIGMGSLPKDIVEREIPNGSVIAATTPADYLIVAGVSNWGGYGLLATMACMSPKLRPDLLRHFNRVMDHRFLSAAVETGQAVDDSRVDSPGRPQMSVDRIPWDQHASLLEEMADVVASRVKDEAGA is encoded by the coding sequence ATGACGCAATGGGCGAAAGGGAATCTTGGCAGGGCGGCCGAGTCGATCCTGAACACGCCCAACGCGCATGTCGGCATCGTCACCGGTTTCTATATCAAGCACGCTACGCCGCCGTCGCCGGAGACAGACGGTTTGGGAGGAATGGCGCATCTGGCTGCCGGGCTCTCCAGTGCCGGCGTGGCCGTTACCGTGATCACCGATGCGCCATGTGCGAAGGCGGTGTGGGCCGTGGTTGACGCCCTTCCTGCGCCCGTCAATCTTGAAGTCGTCTCGACGGCGGAAAGCTCGGTTCGTCGCTTGCGGCGTTTTCTCGAGGAAGGCGATCGGCCGCTCACTCATCTCATTGCGATCGAGAGGGTCTCGCCGGCATCGGACGGAAAGCCTCATCGCGAGCACGGCTGGGATATGTCCCGTGAAACCGCGCCGCTCCATCTTCTTTTCGAGGATCCGACCTGGAAGCCCCGTTGGCTTACTATCGGCATCGGAGATGGCGGGAATGAGATTGGCATGGGGTCTTTGCCCAAGGACATCGTCGAGCGCGAGATTCCGAACGGCAGCGTGATCGCCGCAACGACGCCAGCCGACTACCTTATTGTTGCCGGGGTATCGAATTGGGGGGGCTATGGACTCCTCGCCACCATGGCCTGCATGAGTCCGAAACTGCGTCCCGATCTCTTACGTCATTTCAATCGCGTCATGGATCACCGTTTTCTATCCGCGGCGGTCGAAACCGGGCAGGCGGTGGATGACAGCCGTGTGGATAGTCCTGGGCGGCCGCAAATGAGCGTCGATCGAATCCCGTGGGACCAGCATGCGAGCCTGCTTGAAGAGATGGCCGATGTTGTGGCTTCGCGAGTCAAAGACGAAGCGGGAGCCTGA
- a CDS encoding amino acid ABC transporter permease — MIENFNRFVLANIDALLSGLWVTTYVCFWAFLLALLLGMVACFIRLRGGYLKIVAVGYIEFCRATPILVQLLWVNYVWPEVFGFPQTVVGAGIIALALQSSGYLAETFRSGFEGLPKGQREAALAVGMSRWRIMSRIEAPQVALVVAPVVINQLAVVVKSSTLVSVIAISDLMYQGLKIVNQWYEPIEVLSTIALVYFLLIFTISRAANYAYVHFQTKFGIANHR, encoded by the coding sequence ATGATAGAAAACTTCAACCGCTTTGTTTTAGCCAATATAGACGCGCTCCTCTCTGGGCTTTGGGTTACGACGTACGTCTGTTTTTGGGCGTTCCTCCTGGCGCTGCTGCTCGGCATGGTAGCTTGCTTCATTCGACTGCGGGGCGGCTATTTGAAGATTGTCGCGGTCGGCTACATCGAATTCTGTCGCGCGACACCAATTCTAGTGCAGTTGCTGTGGGTCAACTATGTATGGCCGGAGGTTTTCGGATTTCCGCAGACCGTTGTTGGGGCCGGAATAATCGCGTTGGCTTTGCAGTCAAGCGGATATCTTGCTGAAACGTTCCGGTCGGGATTTGAGGGATTGCCGAAAGGTCAGCGCGAAGCAGCGCTGGCGGTCGGAATGAGTCGATGGCGCATCATGTCTCGCATTGAGGCGCCTCAGGTCGCGTTGGTTGTTGCCCCCGTGGTGATCAATCAGCTTGCTGTCGTCGTGAAGTCATCGACGCTGGTCTCGGTCATCGCGATTTCCGACTTGATGTACCAGGGCCTCAAGATCGTGAATCAGTGGTACGAGCCGATAGAAGTGCTGAGCACAATCGCGCTGGTGTATTTCTTGCTTATCTTCACCATCTCCAGAGCCGCCAACTACGCCTACGTTCACTTTCAAACCAAGTTCGGAATCGCAAATCATCGATGA
- a CDS encoding RidA family protein, which produces MTLSRAEDLLPTGGHYSMGLRAGDFVFTAGQTPRDLKRNVIGSNIEEQTVATLENVQRVLSEFGATLDNVVKATVHLANLADASRFNTVYSRYFPQTRPVRTVTGSQLNGVLVEIDVVAFLGPTADTKAVNEKNA; this is translated from the coding sequence ATGACGCTTTCTAGAGCCGAAGACCTGCTACCGACCGGGGGCCACTACTCGATGGGACTGCGCGCGGGCGACTTTGTATTTACGGCAGGCCAGACTCCACGAGATCTCAAACGAAATGTGATAGGGAGCAATATAGAAGAGCAAACGGTTGCGACGCTTGAAAATGTCCAGCGCGTCCTGTCGGAATTCGGAGCAACGCTCGATAACGTCGTCAAGGCAACTGTGCACCTCGCAAACCTGGCTGACGCATCCCGGTTCAACACTGTTTATTCTCGGTATTTTCCGCAGACCAGACCCGTCCGTACCGTGACCGGCAGCCAGCTCAACGGAGTTTTGGTGGAGATCGATGTGGTGGCGTTCCTTGGCCCGACGGCAGACACGAAGGCCGTAAACGAGAAAAACGCCTGA